One region of Citrus sinensis cultivar Valencia sweet orange chromosome 6, DVS_A1.0, whole genome shotgun sequence genomic DNA includes:
- the LOC127902937 gene encoding uncharacterized protein LOC127902937, producing MASVQVNMSASLPAKAFCRRKLTGYTASATFPLKASASFPLKASASVPLRASDVDKVSGNKKLTNFKSDYVFIFYSGPENLKRYDRMDFGLYGRSWLANASWSLVFAPGVNEDNWKDYLLPAKSNFMDTGDLLNVVGSGSSNGLLFAVSAKGFHKRAVHGIRTLIPLDEVKNDSRLKAGGSLLVNIALLAMNEDGEVRADTDYTFDGYVSWNLYLS from the exons ATGGCGTCTGTTCAGGTGAATATGTCTGCGTCCCTTCCGGCGAAGGCGTTTTGTCGTCGCAAATTGAcag GATACACGGCGTCTGCGACTTTTCCGTTGAAGGCGTCTGCGTCTTTTCCGTTGAAGGCGTCTGCTTCTGTTCCATTGAGGGCGTCTGATGTGGATAAGGTGTCTGgtaataagaaattaacaaattttaaatcagattacgtttttatattttattctggTCCAGAAAATTTGAAGAGGTACGATAGGATGGATTTTGGTTTATATGGTCGGAGTTGGCTTGCTAATGCTTCTTGGTCCCTCGTATTTGCTCCTGGCGTCAACGAGGATAATTGGAAAGACTATCTACTTcctgcaaaatcaaattttatggaCACGGGAGATTTGCTTAATGTTGTTGGATCTGGTTCTTCCAATGGACTTCTATTTGCTGTTAGTGCCAAAGGTTTTCATAAACGTGCTGTTCATGGCATTAGAACTTTGATTCCATTGGACGAAGTGAAGAATGATAGTCGTCTTAAGGCTGGAGGTTCTCTCCTTGTGAATATTGCTCTTTTAGCAATGAACGAAGATGGTGAAGTTCGTGCGGATACTGATTATACTTTTGATGGTTACGTGTCCTGGAACTTGTATTTGAGTTGA